The Lycium barbarum isolate Lr01 chromosome 12, ASM1917538v2, whole genome shotgun sequence genome includes a region encoding these proteins:
- the LOC132622706 gene encoding plant UBX domain-containing protein 1 isoform X3 — translation MRADSIASSIKRQRFTTVNPMELESAKVKLAAAKEKFGREIRVFETAPASSTASDISSNVSEEPEDFYEFTPEDYYRLLGTKKEEKHLKTKKIREEEEAARKARITARITKAVIRVRFPDNYTLEATFHPSETIQSLLDLLMKVITHPELPFYIYTTPPKKQIKDASQDFYSAGFIPGAIVYFSYNLPKGTVTVYSEKLRFVNGPKFPTLGSVLESLCQGYSWMIQGEFLPMFCVSYLTDDW, via the exons ATGAGAGCTGATTCTATAGCATCATCTATAAAGCGTCAGAGATTCACAACCGTTAATCCAATGGAGTTGGAATCAGCTAAG GTGAAGCTTGCAGCTGCAAAAGAAAAGTTTGGACGTGAAATCCGCGTATTTGAAACAGCACCAGCTTCTTCAACGGCTTCTGATATTTCCAGCAACG TGTCAGAGGAGCCAGAAGACTTCTATGAGTTCACACCGGAGGATTATTATAGACTTTTGGGAACAAAAAAAGAAG AAAAGCACTTGAAGACAAAGAAGATTCGCGAGGAAGAAGAAGCTGCACGCAAAGCAAGGATAACAGCAAGGATAACTAAG GCAGTAATCAGAGTACGCTTTCCGGATAATTACACATTGGAGGCCACATTTCACCCATCAGAGACGATCCAGAGCTTACTTGACCTTCTTATGAAAGTGATCACTCATCCGGAACTGCCTTTCTATATCT ATACTACTCCTCCTAAGAAGCAAATAAAAGATGCATCTCAGGATTTCTATTCTGCTGGATTTATTCCTGGTGCTATTGTCTATTTCTCTTACAATCTACCCAAAG GAACTGTTACTGTTTATTCTGAAAAATTGCGTTTTGTAAATGGACCAAAATTTCCAACTCTTGGGAGCGTTTTAGAGAGTCTCTGCCAAGGGTACTCTTGGATGATACAAGGCGAGTTTTTACCCATGTTTTGTGTTTCTTATCTCACGGATGATTGGTAA
- the LOC132622706 gene encoding plant UBX domain-containing protein 1 isoform X1, protein MRADSIASSIKRQRFTTVNPMELESAKVKLAAAKEKFGREIRVFETAPASSTASDISSNVSEEPEDFYEFTPEDYYRLLGTKKEEKHLKTKKIREEEEAARKARITARITKAVIRVRFPDNYTLEATFHPSETIQSLLDLLMKVITHPELPFYIYTTPPKKQIKDASQDFYSAGFIPGAIVYFSYNLPKVYRNNETGEVLLISNNGRLELLDVDGFRLGDSEGDDGAAASGPYLQEEVMSLLGLDTMIEKEEPGEPSRDEPPKSDPPASVPDQKPAADKKKIKPKWLKL, encoded by the exons ATGAGAGCTGATTCTATAGCATCATCTATAAAGCGTCAGAGATTCACAACCGTTAATCCAATGGAGTTGGAATCAGCTAAG GTGAAGCTTGCAGCTGCAAAAGAAAAGTTTGGACGTGAAATCCGCGTATTTGAAACAGCACCAGCTTCTTCAACGGCTTCTGATATTTCCAGCAACG TGTCAGAGGAGCCAGAAGACTTCTATGAGTTCACACCGGAGGATTATTATAGACTTTTGGGAACAAAAAAAGAAG AAAAGCACTTGAAGACAAAGAAGATTCGCGAGGAAGAAGAAGCTGCACGCAAAGCAAGGATAACAGCAAGGATAACTAAG GCAGTAATCAGAGTACGCTTTCCGGATAATTACACATTGGAGGCCACATTTCACCCATCAGAGACGATCCAGAGCTTACTTGACCTTCTTATGAAAGTGATCACTCATCCGGAACTGCCTTTCTATATCT ATACTACTCCTCCTAAGAAGCAAATAAAAGATGCATCTCAGGATTTCTATTCTGCTGGATTTATTCCTGGTGCTATTGTCTATTTCTCTTACAATCTACCCAAAG TGTACAGGAATAATGAAACAGGAGAAGTTTTGTTGATCAGTAATAATGGGAGGTTGGAGTTGTTAGATGTAGATGGTTTTCGGTTGGGTGACAGTGAAG GTGATGACGGCGCTGCAGCATCTGGGCCCTACCTTCAAGAAGAGGTCATGTCTCTGCTAGGATTGGATACTATGATAGAGAAGGAGGAACCTGGTGAACCTAGCAGAGATGAACCTCCAAAAAGCGACCCCCCTGCTTCAGTACCAGATCAAAAGCCTGCTGCTGATAAGAAGAAAATTAAGCCAAAGTGGTTGAAATTGTAA
- the LOC132622706 gene encoding plant UBX domain-containing protein 1 isoform X2 produces the protein MRADSIASSIKRQRFTTVNPMELESAKVKLAAAKEKFGREIRVFETAPASSTASDISSNVSEEPEDFYEFTPEDYYRLLGTKKEEKHLKTKKIREEEEAARKARITARITKAVIRVRFPDNYTLEATFHPSETIQSLLDLLMKVITHPELPFYIYTTPPKKQIKDASQDFYSAGFIPGAIVYFSYNLPKGDDGAAASGPYLQEEVMSLLGLDTMIEKEEPGEPSRDEPPKSDPPASVPDQKPAADKKKIKPKWLKL, from the exons ATGAGAGCTGATTCTATAGCATCATCTATAAAGCGTCAGAGATTCACAACCGTTAATCCAATGGAGTTGGAATCAGCTAAG GTGAAGCTTGCAGCTGCAAAAGAAAAGTTTGGACGTGAAATCCGCGTATTTGAAACAGCACCAGCTTCTTCAACGGCTTCTGATATTTCCAGCAACG TGTCAGAGGAGCCAGAAGACTTCTATGAGTTCACACCGGAGGATTATTATAGACTTTTGGGAACAAAAAAAGAAG AAAAGCACTTGAAGACAAAGAAGATTCGCGAGGAAGAAGAAGCTGCACGCAAAGCAAGGATAACAGCAAGGATAACTAAG GCAGTAATCAGAGTACGCTTTCCGGATAATTACACATTGGAGGCCACATTTCACCCATCAGAGACGATCCAGAGCTTACTTGACCTTCTTATGAAAGTGATCACTCATCCGGAACTGCCTTTCTATATCT ATACTACTCCTCCTAAGAAGCAAATAAAAGATGCATCTCAGGATTTCTATTCTGCTGGATTTATTCCTGGTGCTATTGTCTATTTCTCTTACAATCTACCCAAAG GTGATGACGGCGCTGCAGCATCTGGGCCCTACCTTCAAGAAGAGGTCATGTCTCTGCTAGGATTGGATACTATGATAGAGAAGGAGGAACCTGGTGAACCTAGCAGAGATGAACCTCCAAAAAGCGACCCCCCTGCTTCAGTACCAGATCAAAAGCCTGCTGCTGATAAGAAGAAAATTAAGCCAAAGTGGTTGAAATTGTAA
- the LOC132622705 gene encoding glucose-6-phosphate 1-dehydrogenase, cytoplasmic isoform has product MAASWCMEKRGTIRNESFRDNDNIPETGCLSIIVLGASGDLAKKKTFPALFNLYRQRFLQSNEVHIFGYARTKISDDDLRGRIRGYLSKGKENEEVSEFLQLIKYVSGSYDSGEGFIALDKAISEHEISKNSTEGSSRRLFYFALPPSVYPSVCRMIKRYCMNKSDLGGWTRIVVEKPFGKDLASAEQLSSQIGELFEEPQIYRIDHYLGKELVQNLLVLRFANRFFLPLWNRDNIDNIQIVFREDFGTEGRGGYFDEYGIIRDIIQNHLLQVLCLVAMEKPVSLKPEHIRDEKVKVLQSMLPIKDEEVVLGQYEGYKDDPTVPDNSNTPTFATMVLRIHNERWEGVPFIMKAGKALNSRKAEIRVQFKDVPGDIFRCQKQGRNEFVIRLQPSEAMYMKLTVKQPGLEMSTAQSELDLSYTQRYQGVVIPEAYERLILDTIRGDQQHFVRRDELKAAWEIFTPLLHRIDNGEFKPIPYKPGSRGPAEADELLRKAGYMQTHGYIWIPPTL; this is encoded by the exons ATGGCGGCATCATGGTGCATGGAGAAAAGGGGTACTATTAGGAATGAGTCTTTTAGAGACAATGATAATATACCTGAAACTGGGTGTCTTTCTATTATTGTTCTTGGTGCTTCTGGTGATCTTGCCAAGAAGAAAACTTTTCCTGCACTCTTCAACCTCTATCGCCAG CGATTCCTGCAATCCAACGAAGTTCACATATTTGGCTATGCAAGGACCAAAATTTCTGATGATGACTTGAGAGGCCGTATTCGCGG GTATCTTTCTAAGggaaaagaaaatgaagaagtGTCAGAGTTTTTGCAACTG ATTAAATACGTTAGTGGCTCTTATGATTCTGGGGAGGGCTTTATTGCACTGGACAAGGCGATATCTGAGCATGAAATCTCAAAAAATAGCACAGAAGGGTCATCCAGAAGACTCTTCTACTTTGCTCTTCCCCCATCAGTATATCCCTCTGTTTGCAGAATGATAAAAAGATATTGTATGAACAAAT CTGATCTTGGTGGTTGGACTCGCATTGTTGTTGAGAAGCCCTTTGGCAAGGATTTGGCTTCAGCTGAGCAACTAAGTTCTCAGATAGGAGAACTATTTGAAGAACCCCAAATTTACCGCATTGACCATTATCTGGGGAAGGAGTTGGTTCAGAATTTG TTGGTGCTGCGCTTTGCAAATCGCTTCTTTTTGCCGCTCTGGAATCGTGACAACATTGATAATATACAG ATTGTCTTCAGAGAAGACTTTGGAACTGAAGGTCGCGGTGGATATTTTGATGAATATGG GATTATACGTGACATTATTCAGAACCATCTATTGCAG GTCCTTTGTCTAGTTGCCATGGAGAAGCCGGTTTCTTTGAAGCCCGAACATATTCGGGATGAAAAAGTTAAG GTTCTTCAATCAATGCTTCCAATTAAAGATGAAGAGGTTGTTCTCGGACAATATGAAGGCTATAAGGACGACCCGACGGTGCCTGACAACTCAAATACCCCTACTTTTGCAACTATGGTTTTACGCATACACAACGAAAGATGGGAAG GTGTCCCCTTTATAATGAAGGCTGGCAAAGCGCTAAATTCAAGAAAAGCAGAAATAAGAGTGCAGTTTAAGGATGTTCCTGGTGATATATTTAGAT GTCAAAAGCAAGGGAGAAATGAGTTTGTGATACGCCTCCAGCCTTCAGAAGCCATGTACATGAAGCTTACG GTCAAGCAGCCTGGGCTTGAAATGTCAACTGCTCAAAGTGAATTAGACCTGTCGTACACACAGCGTTACCAAGGTGTTGTCATTCCAGAGGCTTATGAACGTCTGATTCTCGACAC AATAAGAGGGGATCAGCAGCATTTTGTGCGGAGGGATGAGCTCAAG GCGGCTTGGGAGATTTTTACCCCTCTTTTGCATAGAATTGACAATGGAGAGTTCAAGCCAATACCATACAAGCCAGGTAGCAGAGGCCCTGCAGAAGCAGATGAATTGTTGCGAAAGGCCGGTTACATGCAAACTCATGGCTATATATGGATTCCTCCCACGTTATAA
- the LOC132621352 gene encoding F-box protein SKIP14-like, whose amino-acid sequence MTVNREETFLAGPKFDNRLLDKECINEKLDCFGDFWGLNCEIDNFHDRESGKTEMVCDDISDFWGLNCEKGNLQDHNDENRNMGVDDIVDLLPRDPFDMDISTKVTAFTGWLEDFNNDFGLNNLGFRTDDAQLFAELNIVLNGAMRIHQDVGENSYVSEIDIGEGLHDSFGCMDVEMEDIISSSYWVFRDAAHEDQSGMNDHCGAPSDALYLALNYLGLRDLLSVERVCKGLRDVVRSDPLLWRNIHVDHPLSGKITDDILVKLTDRAQGHLQSLSLVHCARITDNGLNCVFERNPNLKKLSVPGCGRLTADGILRNLKILKSAGKPRLKYLGIDGLFGMTHQHFEEFKVLLGVDSSKLPSNRKPRFFQGDQLSVSSDDDHAIDIEICPKCQQLRVVYDCPSESCQKKKSTAQLCRACTICIKRCINCGRCLNNCEYEELFSFDLLCLDCCRQVLDRQERQERVTVPLENPVPHKQTNCHFFLCG is encoded by the exons ATGACCGTGAATCGAGAAGAAACATTTTTAGCTGGACCCAAGTTTGATAATAGGCTTTTGGATAAAGAATGCATAAATGAGAAGCTTGATTGTTTTGGTGATTTTTGGGGTTTGAATTGTGAAATTGACAACTTCCATGATCGCGAATCGGGAAAAACTGAGATGGTTTGTGATGATATTAGTGATTTTTGGGGGTTGAATTGTGAAAAGGGAAACCTTCAGGACCACAATGATGAAAACAGAAATATGGGtgttgatgatattgttgatTTGTTGCCTCGGGATCCTTTTGATATGGATATTAGTACTAAAGTTACGGCCTTCACGGGTTGGTTAGAGGATTTTAATAATGATTTTGGGTTAAATAATCTTGGTTTCCGTACGGATGATGCTCAATTGTTCGCGGAACTTAATATTGTTCTAAATGGGGCCATGAGAATTCACCAGGATGTTGGTGAAAACTCGTATGTTTCTGAGATTGATATAGGAGAGGGATTGCACGATTCGTTTGGTTGTATGGATGTTGAGATGGAGGATATTATAAGCTCCAGTTATTGGGTTTTTAGAGATGCAGCTCATGAAGATCAATCGGGCATGAATGATCATTGTGGTGCTCCTTCGGATGCGCTGTATTTGGCCCTTAATTATTTAGGCTTAAGGgaccttctttctgttgaaagaGTATGCAAAGGTTTACGAGATGTGGTGCGTAGTGATCCACTTCTGTGGAGAAATATTCACGTTGATCATCCATTGAGTGGTAAGATCACAGATGATATTCTTGTAAAGTTGACGGACAGGGCTCAAGGCCATCTTCAATCTCTGAGTCTTGTGCACTGCGCAAGGATCACTGATAATGGTTTGAATTGTGTGTTCGAAAGGAATCCTAACCTGAAAAAG CTTAGTGTCCCAGGATGTGGGAGACTCACAGCTGATGGTATTCTCCGTAACTTAAAGATCTTAAAGTCTGCAGGAAAACCCAGACTTAAGTACCTTGGGATTGATGGATTATTTGGTATGACACACCAACACTTCGAAGAGTTCAAGGTCTTGTTAGGTGTCGATAGCAGCAAGTTGCCATCTAATCGTAAACCACGGTTTTTCCAAGGCGACCAGTTATCTGTGTCTTCTGATGATGATCACGCTATTGATATTGAAATATGCCCGAAATGCCAGCAGCTTAGAGTAGTCTATGATTGCCCCTCAGAAAGTTGCCAAAAGAAGAAATCTACCGCTCAGTTGTGCAGAGCTTGTACTATCTGCATTAAACGTTGTATCAACTGTGGGCGCTGCTTAAATAATTGTGAATATGAGGAATTATTCAGTTTCGACTTGCTTTGTTTAGATTGCTGTAGGCAAGTTTTGGATCGCCAAGAGAGACAGGAGAGGGTTACTGTTCCACTGGAAAATCCTGTTCCTCATAAGCAGACAAACTGCCATTTCTTCCTCTGTGGCTAG